TTAAAGAGAAGCTGTACCCTCTGTTCGCACCGCTGGACGGCCGCACGCTTCTGAAAATCATCCCACCACAAAAAATCTCATTGAACTGACAAAGACGGACTTTGGAAGCTTTTATCTGAcatttcaaatctttttttatttgacttcaaGGAAACTGGGTTCAACTGGACAAGAAAGTACAGCAAAGTAAAATAGCAGCATCTCCGGCTCTACATTTCAAAACTttcaaaactgacattttgatGTCTACGTCACCTATTCGGATACTGAATTTCAAATCTTTAAAGCTGTGAGAGGAAAGACTGAACTCTTAGCGCTGATGAAGTCATCCACACCATAAGTTCTTAGTGAGGATAGCACtcaagagaaaaagaaaggaacCCATTGTGCACAGTGCACTTTTGGATATGCACGAAATAAACACGTGTTGTAAAAACTGCATGTTGTCTTTGAATCATGTTTATAAACGTAAAACTCTTCTTCCAAAGAGCTCCTGTCTTTGGtcgcacatttaaaatgttcagtcTCATGCAAGAAAGAACTGAATATAAAATGAAAGTCATGTGGTTTTGTGTTGCGGACTGTCAGGACCCTCTCTTACAAACCCACGGTCCGAACGATTCACAGTCGACAGCGAAGAGACTCCCACCTCCACGCAGGTCGGCGCAGTCTCTCTGGTCAGAGTCCCACTCTACTGTCACCCTTCAaaacacacacggaaaaatagAGTTGAGTCAAAATCGCAAGATTAAATCCATCTTATGGATACATTCACAATACATATTACAGAGAACAGTGAGATCGTCCACTGTTGGTTTGTTGGAGGTTCCCccacaacagtcaaaacaaaaaTTGTGGATACCGCCTTTGTTACTTACGCCTCTAAACTTTGGAACACACTTAGATATCAGAAAAGCCAGCTGAccagatatttttaaaagaagaacatATCTTTTTACTGtagccttcaactagctccttttATTCccccctgtgttgtgttttatttgcatctgttgttgtatttcaaagttaaaacagtttattgactttttgactttagactttttccttttcattccaccctgtgttgtgttttattgttgtatttgcgtTTTAACTTTTATTCTCCTTCtgattgtgaagcactttgagctgcaaagTGCTATACaactaaaatgtattattatttaaataattcatcCTATTTTGTTTCAATAACCAAATGAATATCAAGACAATCACTGACAGATTcactgataatgaaaataatttccaATTGCAGAGCCGGCACAAGGCATAAGCCAACTAATTTATATATTAAAGAAACCTACATCTGTtctaagttgttgttgtttttttaaaccaaagtcattaaactggtttacttgtttaattccagttcagtatcaccacacaaCTGTGACTCCGGTTTGGTACAAATAACACaatataattaattaatgcgatttatagtgttacatttgtatccgTAGGTGGGTGTAGGGGGCCCTCAAatttagggccccataaaggcttgggctggCACTGCGATACTGCATCAGTATCAGAAGGAAATATAGAATCATATAGAACATTTTATGTGAAAGTCTTTTtcacattattaatatttatgtcTTCCTTTATGATGCTGTCCCTGTACTGAcgtgttgagtgtgtgtgtgtgtgccagtggaCGTGGACTTACGGCATGTAGTGCTGGATGTCTGTCCCGTCCCACCACAGCCACTGACCCTCCCGCCTGGAGTCGGTCAGCCCCACCCACAGGTAGGGCAGGTGTCGAAACGTCTTCATCACACCTTGGATGAAGTCCTGTGGATAAAAGCAACATTGAGAGGACTTTTCTTGattacttaaagctgcagtgtgcgaCTCTTTCATTGAAACAAATGTCAGTTACATTCAGACTTttgtcaaatgaattcacacagTACTGACTAAGgattgctctctttctctctctctctgtgagtttCTCAGTCACATGGCTGATTGCTCGATATTGAAAAGGCCTGCTCTGATTCTGTCTGAACAGCTGCCTGACAACATGCCTGCATGTGCCAATCACAGATGCTGCTGTTCCCTTCACCACGCAGCTCCAACTAAGTTTCCTGGATTCAGTCCGGACAAGTAACGCTACATTGAAAGACCGATATACAGTACAACACACAAATTACCAAAATAGAGGAGAAACATCTGGGTGTACTGTGTGACGTCATAGACTGAGACATTTTGTGCGGTTattacaactttaaagggcaATTTGGGGattacatttttggtttttattgGGTTATAATTGGGTTTTAgctatgatggttaaggttagggtaagtagTTTATGTTTGTAGTTTATGCTCTACTCAGGCTTACTGGTCTCAATGATGCCGTTACAGCCCAAATATTTTCAGAGCACGACAAAATAATCATTCAAAACTATCACAGATCATAGTCCTTGTTGCATACACACGGAAAAATGTCCATTTCACAATGTCCACGTGTTCTTTAGAGGACTTTAGTTCAATTTTACAGTTTTTCGTAAACTTTTTCAGAGAAACTGTAAAATATTCTGCATATGCAATACATGAACTTATTGTATTCCACTAAGGTCGTGACAAGAACATCCTTTACCATCTCTGCAGAGTCTTTGATCACAGCCAGACTGCTGTTGTGATCCCGACAAAACTCAGCGCTCGTGTTCCACTCACGATTTTCCTGAAGTCCCACTGAGAAGAAGTAGCAGTGACCCCTCCACCAAAGCCAGCCGCCTGGACACAAGCTGCACCTGGAGTCTACGCAcaggtgcgcacacacacacacacacacggtgaaaGTAAAACAGCaagtgaaacttttttttttttgagacagCAAAGGGAATAATATGAAGGAAAAAGAGGAACATGTGAATCACCCTGAGCGACGGTGTGGAGCATCAGCTCCAGATCACGGCGTTCTTTCTGACATTGCTGCAGACGCTCCATCACTTTTGTGTCCGAGGTGCTGGAAGTTTGACAAAGCCCCTGCGCTGCTGTCCACATTGCTGATGAATTAGTTTTCACACGTGGAA
This Solea solea chromosome 3, fSolSol10.1, whole genome shotgun sequence DNA region includes the following protein-coding sequences:
- the LOC131455956 gene encoding CD209 antigen-like protein C, whose translation is MDPSERLAGVDEDRETPAAMWTAAQGLCQTSSTSDTKVMERLQQCQKERRDLELMLHTVAQDSRCSLCPGGWLWWRGHCYFFSVGLQENREWNTSAEFCRDHNSSLAVIKDSAEMDFIQGVMKTFRHLPYLWVGLTDSRREGQWLWWDGTDIQHYMPVTVEWDSDQRDCADLRGGGSLFAVDCESFGPWVCKRGS